The Bacillales bacterium genome includes a window with the following:
- a CDS encoding YbaB/EbfC family nucleoid-associated protein, with protein MKGNMNNMMRQMQKMQKQMAKAQEDLKEEKVEATAGGGMVTVVANGHKEILDVKIQEEAVDPDDVEMLQDLVLAATNEVLKKVDELTNQRMGKFTKGMNLPF; from the coding sequence ATGAAAGGCAACATGAACAACATGATGCGTCAAATGCAAAAGATGCAAAAGCAAATGGCGAAAGCGCAAGAAGATCTTAAAGAGGAAAAGGTTGAAGCCACGGCTGGCGGAGGCATGGTGACTGTTGTCGCGAACGGCCATAAAGAAATCTTGGACGTAAAAATCCAAGAGGAAGCCGTCGATCCCGACGACGTCGAAATGCTTCAAGACCTTGTGCTGGCGGCGACGAACGAAGTGTTGAAAAAGGTGGATGAACTGACGAATCAACGGATGGGCAAATTCACAAAAGGCATGAATCTGCCGTTCTAA
- the recR gene encoding recombination mediator RecR, which translates to MHYPEPIAKLIDSFMKLPGIGPKTAVRLAFFVLEMNDDDVYDFGKALVHAKRDLLSCSVCFNISDRDPCPICDDHGRDRSVICVVQDPKDVIAMEKMKDYTGLYHVLHGAISPMDGIGPEDIKISELLKRLHDETVQEIILATNPNVEGEATAAYIARLVKPVGIKISRIAHGLPVGGDLEYADEVTLSRALEGRREM; encoded by the coding sequence GTGCATTACCCCGAACCGATAGCAAAACTCATCGACAGTTTTATGAAATTGCCGGGGATCGGCCCGAAAACGGCCGTTCGTCTGGCTTTTTTCGTGTTAGAAATGAATGACGACGATGTTTACGATTTCGGAAAAGCGCTTGTTCATGCGAAGCGCGACCTTTTATCTTGTTCAGTTTGCTTTAATATTTCCGACCGCGATCCGTGCCCGATTTGCGATGATCACGGGCGTGATCGTTCGGTCATATGCGTCGTTCAAGATCCGAAGGACGTCATCGCCATGGAAAAAATGAAAGATTATACCGGACTCTATCATGTGCTGCACGGAGCGATATCTCCGATGGACGGCATTGGTCCCGAAGACATCAAAATATCCGAATTGTTAAAACGGCTGCACGACGAAACCGTTCAAGAAATTATTTTGGCGACAAACCCGAATGTCGAAGGCGAAGCAACCGCTGCGTATATCGCCCGTTTAGTGAAACCGGTCGGAATCAAAATATCCCGGATTGCTCACGGTCTTCCCGTTGGCGGCGATCTTGAATATGCCGATGAGGTAACGTTGTCGCGTGCGCTTGAAGGCCGGCGGG